In Rhodamnia argentea isolate NSW1041297 chromosome 1, ASM2092103v1, whole genome shotgun sequence, the genomic window taattttttatatccGTGATGAAAATTCATTTGACCTGGTCTAGAAAAATCAACAGGAACAAAGATATTATAGCTCACAAAGGCTTCGAAAGCTTAGCGCTTAAAAATGGAAAAGCCCAGACGAACCCAGAAGTCATTTAACATTTGCTTTGATTTGTCTAATTTAAGTGGTATTGGAGTAGAACAGCTCATATAAGTCCTTCAGGAGAAGCGCTCGAATTGCGATCGGGAATGATACCTGCTTTGTTTGGAATCTTAATTCGGTCAGGAATCGAACTAATTGCGTGAACAAATCCCTAACAAGCGCGATTACATTAGGTTTATTAACTGTCGCAATTGCATCTAGTGGGGATGCACACATTGCCGTAAGTAATGAAATCACATGCAAATCATAGTCATAACCCaatcctttctctctttccttcttacACTTTTCCGCTACGTTAGTCATATTCATCGAAACATAAAAACTGACTGACAATTGTGTTAAGCATTGAGAACATCGGACAAAGCAACAAATTCTCCCCGACAAAATGCACCTGAGCAAAAACTGTGGATGCTGTTCAAAATGCCCAGTTTTGAAAAAAGCATCAGCTTTAGCCACATCGTTACGCAACACCCGTATCAAACACTCCTAGAGAAACTAAGTTTCGTATgaaccaaaagataaaaaaaaaaaaaacccagcaTCAGCATTACAGTTTTGACGAATCTCTCTCTGGTCTCTGCTCAGCAAAACTTGGCGTACTTGAAAACGAGAGGGTACATGAAGGAGTTGGAGTAAGTGAAGCGGACGATCTGGCTGGGGTTCAGGGCCTCGCCACCGTTCACGAGGCAGTCGTCGTAGGAGAGCCTCTTGAATCTCCTCGGGTTCACCACCCTGGCCGAGGCGAACCAGCCGCAGTGGAGGTGAATGCCCGAAGGCGAGCAGCGAGGCGCGGCGCACGTGTTCACGATTTGGACTATGAACTGGGGTATCCCCGAGGACGACGAGTCTCTGCTCTGCGAGATGCTTATGTCTCTGTTTGTACACTCAGATGATGATCCTGCAcccaaaaaataacaaataaaaaggaaacaaaaaatggGTGACAAAATGGTCATGCCCACATGCAagcaaagtaaaaaatgaaggaggggttgaatttttcttttttttttaccgtgcAGTACAAGCCTTCTGTGGCTGAAAACTGCCATTTTTGAAGCCCTGGCCTCTGCTCTGGACTGGTTGAGACCCTCTTTGGATGAATGCAGGAACAAACCGGGAGGGTCTTCACGTTTGTTTCGGATACGTGCAGGGGAAGagaaaccaggaaaaaaaaaaggaaatctgtCAGTATGCTTACAGTACCGAAAGATTTCGAAATCGAGGAAACGAAAATGAGATTTTTCCATGAGCTCACAAGCTTTGTGAAACTAACGATCACGTGTGGCAACAAAGTAACCatgaaatggagaaaatttcaCCAGAATGCTTCGCGCAGTTGCATGGTGGGGCTTGAAGCAACAGCAGCATGGCgcaccagaagaagaagaagaagacccaaCAACGAGACCTCATGACTGTTTTTTTCTGGACAGCTTGTTTTGGCTCGGGGCTTCCTGTGTTGTTAGTGGAGCTCAAGAATCTGTGGAGGTGGTTCTTTTATATAAAGAGAGAAGCAGAGGATGGTCGTGACGAGTTTTGGCCTGCGTAATTCTGCGTGGGAGTGGGCATGGGGGAGGGCAAAGAGAAGCAAAGTACAGTGTGAAAGTGCAGAGAGATGACAGTCCAACTTTAATGCTCGCTCGCACCCAGTCTCTTAAATCACTTCCAACATTACGTAGTCGTGTGATTCGAGCGTAATTAACAGAATTAATCTGGGACTATCCGAATCCACCTACGccatgaaaataaagagaaCCCCTTTTCAGCCATGCCAATACGTTCGGGCAGTAGCATGTCCGCTCGTCGGTAGCCGTGCGAAATCTCCCTACGCAAGGTTCGAGCGGTCACACGTCTTCGACAATACGCGTCACTACTGGAACTGGCTATGCCTTAAGGTCGTTCGTCGGGCTTCGCATCTGTCTCTCTGCCCTCGAATTCTAAGCACATTTTACCCCCTTTGGCATATCATCAAGCAGATGCcgatcaaaatttcaaaatgggaTTAACTTGACTCTAGCCATCTGATCaattcaagaaattttttttttatagggatAGAGAGTCCCTCCACTTTTGGCAATAGGAGAGGCATGGGCTTCTCGAGACAGAAAGTCAAATGGAATTCAGGAGGGGGGCAAGCATTAGACGTACTCTGCTTTGGCAGAAGGAAAACCTGCCCACAAAAAAGGAAGTGAGGACTGAGGACTTTGTGCTGCGATAGCCATGAATGATCCCCCCTCTTTTCTCTGTAGGGTTAAAGTTTACCCTTTTCGACTAAACCTATAAGCCTCGATCCCTTTCCTACTTTGTAAAAGAACCAAAAATTGCATCTTGTCAATAGATGGGCACAttctgacccccaaaaaaaaaaaaaaaaatagattggcaatttcgacaaaaataaaaataaaaatagatgggCATTCATGAAAGCCAACCTTGTCCTAAATGCCATCACGTGCTTCACGTATAAAAATTGTCTTCATTAGAAATTTTATTCTAGCTCTTTCTTCCTTTGACCTAATTTCATATTCTTCCCCCAAGAAAAGTTCCTTCCAATTATAATGTGGATCGAATACCAAATTTCAATGTCATTTTATcggaattttcaaaatcatatgtGTCGGGAAGTGAAAGAAAAGGACTCGCTCATGATATATGGCATGGATCTAATTATAATTCACCCACCCATAAGTCGTACAGTTATTGCTGGCGCCACGCGCCctgtaactatttttttttttaatcgaaatgTAATTGTTTGGATTAGTTAAAGAAATTACAGTGAAGTATATGATCATGAGATAATCCCTCGGAAATTAAAATGGCATGGGAATGCATTTGGTGCGTCTCTTGGTTCTTTGTGTTAGGGATGAAGAGTTTCAAGGTTTGTCCGGGTGAAACCTACAACCTATCCGTCGGAATCAgttcttcaaattttcgaatttagAATTTGGAAGCTACCTGCAAACcctaaaacttgaaacctacatTATTCGGGTTTGAGAATCTACCCAAGTTTCACATATattttaattgaacgattacaATGAATCATCACATCTAATGACTACAATTTGTTGTTACAATCGTGATAACAACTCATATTTACACATACGAATAGTAAGCAAATTAACAATGTAAAAGTCTTAGTCATGGACATCATCGAAAATAGAAGCTCGAAATAATGAtttcaaattatacactcaACATCATACGCCGTGGAATACCGGAGAATCGCGCGAGGATatggaacaagaaaaacacaaaaaacttattaaaatatGCCCATCCAATGTAATCCATCTATtttttgaacttaaaatttactatgcatatcttgaaatctaaAATCAAACCAATTTTCCGATTTTCGATTTTACCGGAAAACTATAGTCACCCCTTTTTTTGTATGACCAAACTGGACCGACTGTATCCAGTTTTTGTCTGTCCAC contains:
- the LOC115747749 gene encoding TPD1 protein homolog 1-like: MRSRCWVFFFFFWCAMLLLLQAPPCNCAKHSDPPGLFLHSSKEGLNQSRAEARASKMAVFSHRRLVLHGSSSECTNRDISISQSRDSSSSGIPQFIVQIVNTCAAPRCSPSGIHLHCGWFASARVVNPRRFKRLSYDDCLVNGGEALNPSQIVRFTYSNSFMYPLVFKYAKFC